Proteins encoded by one window of Candidatus Binatia bacterium:
- a CDS encoding response regulator, translated as MRVLIVDDNEEVARSLAMLLELWGHETQVAHEAQSALQAVQTHHPEVVLMDIGLPGMDGWQVARQLRQQQGDEKVVLVAITGHGEAEDRRRSREAGFNHHLVKPIDPDVLQQFLSNLESLTPSRPET; from the coding sequence ATGCGCGTGCTAATCGTGGACGATAACGAGGAGGTGGCACGGAGTCTTGCCATGCTGCTCGAATTGTGGGGCCATGAGACGCAGGTCGCCCACGAGGCACAGTCCGCGCTGCAGGCGGTGCAGACCCACCATCCCGAGGTGGTGTTGATGGATATCGGCTTACCAGGAATGGATGGCTGGCAGGTCGCCAGGCAACTGCGGCAGCAGCAGGGCGACGAGAAGGTCGTGCTCGTCGCCATCACCGGGCACGGAGAAGCGGAGGATCGCCGCCGCTCGCGTGAGGCGGGCTTCAATCATCATCTGGTCAAACCGATCGACCCCGATGTGCTGCAGCAGTTTCTCTCCAACCTGGAATCTCTCACGCCGAGTAGGCCTGAGACCTGA
- a CDS encoding YqgE/AlgH family protein, protein MMGEDSLAPTLLLAMPQMEDPNFARSVVLLCRHEKDGTMGLVVNRKTDTLATSVTIIEPPPVRDNGLEVWIGGPVEPQRGWLLLGYDPGTPGSLDVGHGLFLSASADTLRQVIESESSAEHRFLLGYAGWGGGQLEAELAASAWLTIDVSKALIFETSAENMWEAAIRSLGINPYSLQMGSGVH, encoded by the coding sequence ATGATGGGTGAGGATTCGTTAGCCCCGACACTGCTGCTGGCGATGCCGCAGATGGAGGATCCGAACTTCGCGCGCTCGGTGGTGTTGCTGTGCCGGCATGAGAAGGACGGCACCATGGGTCTGGTGGTGAACCGGAAGACGGACACGCTCGCGACCTCCGTCACCATAATCGAACCGCCTCCCGTCCGCGACAATGGGCTTGAAGTCTGGATCGGCGGGCCGGTGGAGCCGCAGCGTGGTTGGCTGCTTCTCGGCTACGATCCCGGCACGCCAGGCTCGCTCGATGTCGGCCACGGACTCTTCCTGTCGGCATCGGCTGACACGTTGCGACAGGTCATAGAATCCGAATCCAGCGCCGAGCACCGCTTCCTGCTGGGGTACGCAGGCTGGGGCGGTGGGCAGCTCGAAGCAGAGCTGGCGGCTTCGGCCTGGCTGACAATCGACGTGTCCAAGGCACTGATCTTTGAAACGTCCGCCGAGAACATGTGGGAAGCGGCCATCCGCAGCCTCGGTATCAACCCGTACTCTCTGCAGATGGGCAGCGGCGTGCACTGA
- a CDS encoding enoyl-CoA hydratase-related protein, which yields MAYEFIKYEKQGRIARVTINRPEVMNALHPPANAELSAIWDDFATDPECWVAIVTGAGDKAFSAGNDLKYSAQHGMAASVASGAGGFGGITARFDLFKPVIAAVNGLALGGGFEIALACDIIVAADHARFGLPEPRVGLAALAGGMQRLPRHIPPKIAMGLMLTGKHILAEEAHRLGLVNEVVPAKDLATAAERWANEIIQCSPTSVRATKQVALLSQGMPLEEAMTKSYPLVGALFHSEDMMEGVVAFAQKRKPEWKGK from the coding sequence ATGGCTTATGAGTTCATCAAGTACGAGAAGCAGGGACGCATTGCTCGCGTCACGATCAACCGCCCCGAGGTCATGAATGCCCTCCATCCGCCCGCCAACGCGGAGCTGTCGGCGATCTGGGATGACTTCGCCACGGATCCGGAATGTTGGGTGGCGATCGTCACCGGTGCCGGTGACAAGGCGTTCTCCGCCGGCAACGATCTGAAGTACTCCGCCCAGCATGGGATGGCGGCGTCGGTGGCGAGCGGCGCCGGCGGCTTTGGCGGCATTACGGCCCGCTTCGACCTGTTCAAGCCGGTGATTGCCGCGGTCAACGGTCTGGCGCTGGGAGGTGGTTTCGAGATCGCGCTGGCATGCGACATCATCGTCGCCGCGGATCACGCCCGCTTCGGTCTACCCGAGCCACGGGTAGGACTCGCCGCGCTGGCCGGCGGCATGCAGCGCCTGCCCCGGCACATCCCGCCCAAGATCGCCATGGGCCTGATGCTCACCGGCAAACACATCCTGGCGGAGGAAGCGCACCGCCTGGGACTGGTCAATGAAGTCGTACCCGCGAAGGATCTCGCCACCGCCGCCGAGCGCTGGGCCAACGAGATCATCCAATGCTCGCCCACTTCCGTGCGCGCCACCAAGCAAGTAGCCCTCCTCAGTCAGGGCATGCCCCTCGAAGAAGCCATGACCAAGTCGTATCCGCTGGTCGGCGCCCTCTTCCATTCCGAGGACATGATGGAAGGCGTCGTGGCCTTTGCGCAGAAGCGCAAGCCGGAGTGGAAGGGGAAGTGA
- a CDS encoding NAD-dependent succinate-semialdehyde dehydrogenase encodes MQQISDPHWLGQRLEHGVTGESRAAMMATLEGSDMSTETLIQSINPATEDVLATFEASTPEQIERALKCAHDTYRKWRTTSFAERATLMHGAAVYLRQHRSRLAGLMTAEMGKPIVEAEAEIDKCAWNCDFYADNAARFLANEPRPSSATESYVQFTPMGTILAVMPWNFPFWQLFRFAAPALMAGNTAILKHASNVPQCALATEEVFRAAGFPPGAFQALLIPGSAVSGLIAEDRITAVTLTGSDAAGRSVAEVSGRNIKKTVLELGGSDPFIVLADADLAAAVQVGVRSRYQNAGQSCIAAKRFIVVEAAFDEFQRRFVAAVKALRVGDPTDRSTQMGPLARNDLRDDLEQQLRRSIEQGATLLAGGTRRAGRGYFFTPTVLSEVALDMAAACEEVFGPVAALMRVRDTDEAIRVANNSSFGLGANLWTTDLPRARHLAREIEAGQVFINGMVTSDPRLPFGGVKQSGYGRELSEYGIREFVNIQTVWIGPAKG; translated from the coding sequence ATGCAGCAGATCTCCGATCCGCACTGGCTGGGCCAGCGCCTGGAACACGGCGTGACCGGAGAGTCCAGGGCGGCTATGATGGCGACACTGGAGGGCTCCGACATGAGCACTGAGACACTGATCCAGTCCATCAACCCGGCAACCGAAGACGTTCTCGCGACGTTCGAGGCGTCAACCCCGGAACAGATCGAGCGGGCTCTGAAATGCGCCCACGATACCTATCGGAAGTGGCGTACCACGTCGTTTGCCGAGCGGGCCACGCTCATGCATGGGGCCGCAGTCTACCTGCGTCAGCATCGGTCACGCCTGGCCGGTCTCATGACCGCCGAGATGGGCAAGCCGATCGTCGAGGCCGAGGCGGAAATCGACAAGTGCGCGTGGAATTGCGACTTCTATGCCGACAATGCCGCACGCTTCCTCGCGAACGAACCGCGTCCGTCGAGCGCCACGGAAAGCTACGTCCAATTCACCCCGATGGGAACGATTCTGGCGGTCATGCCGTGGAACTTTCCCTTCTGGCAGCTGTTTCGCTTCGCCGCGCCCGCGCTCATGGCCGGCAATACGGCGATCCTCAAGCACGCCTCGAACGTGCCGCAGTGCGCCCTCGCCACGGAGGAAGTATTTCGGGCCGCCGGATTTCCGCCGGGCGCATTTCAAGCCCTGCTCATCCCGGGATCGGCGGTGAGCGGGCTGATCGCCGAGGACCGCATCACCGCCGTCACACTCACCGGCAGTGACGCCGCCGGCCGTTCGGTGGCGGAAGTCAGCGGCCGGAACATCAAGAAAACCGTGCTGGAGCTCGGAGGCTCGGACCCCTTCATCGTGCTCGCCGACGCCGATCTCGCCGCCGCCGTTCAGGTCGGCGTGCGCTCGCGCTACCAGAATGCCGGCCAGAGCTGCATCGCCGCCAAGCGTTTCATCGTCGTGGAAGCCGCGTTCGACGAATTCCAGAGGCGTTTCGTCGCGGCCGTGAAAGCGCTGCGGGTTGGCGACCCCACCGACCGCTCGACGCAGATGGGGCCGCTGGCGCGCAATGACTTGCGGGACGATCTCGAGCAGCAGCTCCGCCGTTCGATCGAGCAGGGAGCCACGCTCCTCGCCGGCGGCACGCGCCGCGCCGGGCGCGGGTATTTCTTCACGCCGACGGTCTTGTCCGAGGTCGCGCTCGACATGGCGGCGGCGTGTGAAGAGGTTTTCGGTCCGGTGGCCGCGCTCATGCGCGTGCGGGATACGGACGAGGCCATCCGGGTAGCCAACAACTCGTCGTTTGGCTTGGGTGCGAACCTGTGGACCACCGATCTTCCCCGGGCACGGCATCTGGCGCGCGAGATCGAGGCAGGTCAGGTGTTCATCAACGGCATGGTGACGTCCGACCCACGCCTTCCCTTCGGCGGCGTAAAGCAATCGGGCTACGGTCGCGAGCTGTCCGAGTACGGCATCCGAGAGTTCGTGAACATCCAGACCGTCTGGATCGGACCAGCCAAAGGGTAG
- a CDS encoding YceI family protein: MRHFDASSAECFVFTYKEGLLAAVAHDLKIRVTKFSIGVDERRRAVEARFDAASLRTVCATSDGVDAPGTLSASNKREIDHNIFRDVLDAGAYPEITFTSSSVQENDGGYLVKGTLALHGRKRQVTVRISREQSRFVGEARIHQPDFGIRPYRALLGTLKVRPDVSVRISVPADGT; encoded by the coding sequence TTGCGGCACTTCGACGCCTCCTCCGCAGAGTGTTTCGTTTTCACGTACAAGGAAGGTTTGCTGGCCGCCGTCGCCCACGACCTCAAGATTCGTGTTACCAAGTTCAGTATCGGCGTCGACGAACGCAGGCGAGCCGTCGAAGCACGGTTCGATGCCGCGTCGCTGCGCACGGTCTGTGCCACGAGCGACGGCGTCGATGCACCTGGCACGCTGAGCGCAAGCAACAAGCGGGAGATCGATCACAACATCTTCCGCGACGTCCTCGATGCGGGTGCTTATCCTGAAATCACGTTCACCAGTTCATCCGTGCAAGAGAACGACGGCGGCTACCTCGTCAAGGGAACGCTGGCGCTCCACGGACGGAAACGGCAGGTCACTGTCCGCATAAGCAGGGAACAATCCCGGTTCGTGGGTGAGGCACGGATCCACCAGCCGGATTTCGGCATCCGGCCGTACCGCGCCTTACTCGGCACCCTCAAGGTAAGGCCCGACGTGAGCGTGCGCATTTCGGTACCGGCGGATGGAACTTGA
- the folP gene encoding dihydropteroate synthase — translation MEVGDDFPVRLIGAINVSRESFYPGSVAHGKRALQKLAAQMVKDGADILDIGAMSTAPYLTGTISEEQEAERMVAAVGAVRQVTGVPISADTQRSRVAAAALKAGASIINDVSGLGQDHAMAKVARQAEGVILMALEQSPSAAAPITMIASLLRQCLQRARGAGIARDHIVLDPGIGFFRRAALPWYEFDSLVLARLSHLRRLGYPLLVGISRKSFIGKLAGRATAEERLHGSLGAAAIAVYNGAAVVRTHDVAATLDAVRVAEAIREKHPPPRSR, via the coding sequence GTGGAAGTTGGCGACGACTTTCCGGTACGCCTCATCGGGGCGATCAACGTCAGTCGCGAGTCCTTCTACCCGGGTTCGGTGGCGCACGGAAAGCGTGCGCTGCAGAAACTGGCGGCGCAGATGGTCAAAGACGGGGCCGACATTCTCGACATCGGGGCCATGTCCACTGCACCGTACCTCACGGGGACCATCAGCGAGGAGCAGGAAGCAGAACGCATGGTGGCGGCCGTCGGCGCCGTGCGCCAGGTGACCGGCGTGCCGATTTCGGCCGACACGCAGCGCAGCCGCGTCGCGGCGGCGGCGTTGAAGGCCGGAGCTTCCATCATCAACGACGTCAGTGGTCTCGGGCAGGATCACGCCATGGCCAAGGTCGCGCGCCAGGCCGAGGGCGTGATCCTCATGGCGTTGGAGCAGTCCCCGAGCGCGGCCGCCCCGATCACGATGATCGCGTCGCTGCTGCGGCAGTGTCTGCAACGGGCTCGCGGCGCAGGTATTGCGCGCGACCACATCGTCCTCGATCCGGGCATCGGCTTCTTCCGCCGTGCCGCCCTGCCCTGGTACGAATTCGACAGCCTTGTTCTGGCCCGGTTGTCCCATCTCCGCCGGCTCGGGTATCCGTTGCTCGTCGGAATTTCCCGCAAGTCCTTCATCGGCAAGCTCGCCGGACGCGCCACTGCGGAAGAACGGTTGCATGGCTCGCTCGGCGCGGCTGCGATCGCCGTTTACAACGGGGCCGCCGTGGTGAGGACGCACGACGTGGCCGCAACCCTCGACGCGGTCCGCGTGGCCGAGGCCATCCGGGAAAAGCATCCACCTCCCAGATCGCGTTGA